In the Euphorbia lathyris chromosome 5, ddEupLath1.1, whole genome shotgun sequence genome, one interval contains:
- the LOC136228660 gene encoding LOB domain-containing protein 36-like — protein MSTPNSPCAACKFLRRKCTQECVFAPYFPPDQPQKFANVHKVFGASNVSKLLNELNTAQREDAVNSLAYEAEARLRDPVYGCVGLISILQHRLKELQTDLFSAKKQLAQYIGAQAMLPAQLQTPAYLAQQHLMGNPSSSSLMLQHNDALPLIGNSELGGGQFLIGDSDQQRRFQAQQQQQQQQVVFQAQRMAVEQQEMMIRAYEQKQDQMFNRNFQVTVASMSPNSLGLGSFDSSNYNVQPQQIDQINQVHQEQQL, from the coding sequence ATGTCAACGCCGAACTCGCCATGTGCGGCCTGCAAATTTCTCCGGAGAAAATGCACACAGGAATGCGTTTTTGCACCGTACTTCCCACCGGACCAGCCGCAGAAATTCGCTAATGTTCACAAGGTGTTTGGTGCAAGTAACGTATCTAAACTTCTCAACGAACTCAACACCGCACAGCGCGAAGATGCAGTCAATTCACTTGCTTATGAAGCCGAAGCTCGTCTCCGAGACCCGGTTTATGGCTGTGTTGGTTTAATTTCAATCCTTCAACACAGGCTTAAGGAACTCCAAACGGATCTCTTCTCCGCGAAGAAACAATTGGCTCAGTATATTGGTGCTCAAGCAATGCTTCCTGCTCAGTTGCAAACCCCAGCCTATTTGGCCCAACAGCATCTTATGGGTAAcccatcttcttcctctttgATGTTACAACATAACGACGCTTTGCCTTTGATTGGTAACTCAGAACTCGGCGGGGGACAGTTTCTGATTGGGGATTCCGATCAGCAGCGGAGGTTTCAGGCCcaacagcagcagcagcaacaacAAGTAGTTTTTCAAGCCCAAAGAATGGCAGTAGAACAACAAGAGATGATGATTAGAGCTTATGAGCAGAAGCAAGATCAGATGTTTAATAGAAATTTTCAAGTTACTGTGGCTTCAATGTCACCTAATTCTTTAGGTTTAGGAAGCTTTGATTCCTCTAATTACAATGTTCAACCTCAGCAAATAGATCAGATTAATCAAGTTCATCAAGAGCAACAGCTTTAG
- the LOC136228534 gene encoding LOB domain-containing protein 36-like, with amino-acid sequence MSSSNSPCARCKILRQKCTQECVFAPYFPPDQPQKFASVHQVFGASNVAKLLNELNPNQREAAVNSLAYEAEERLRDPIYGCVGLICLLQQKLKQLQGDLYAAKKELSHYIGPNAAPPILQQQSYMPQQQVQNMLPLIGVPTATPATEQGGRELVMREHLRYQQQQFLEAQQLAAAQHQAEYDMYRSYEQQQQSQIEGHQQQQLLQEQELLRFNDGFDASGAFELLSSDEKHIGPSC; translated from the coding sequence atgtcATCATCGAACTCTCCATGCGCAAGGTGCAAGATCTTGCGGCAAAAATGCACACAGGAATGCGTTTTCGCACCGTATTTTCCACCAGATCAGCCACAAAAATTCGCTAGTGTTCATCAGGTATTTGGCGCAAGCAATGTAGCTAAGCTTCTCAATGAGCTAAATCCTAATCAAAGAGAAGCTGCAGTCAATTCTCTTGCTTATGAAGCCGAAGAGCGTCTTCGAGATCCCATTTACGGCTGTGTTGGTCTAATTTGCCTTCTCCAGCAAAAACTCAAACAGCTTCAAGGCGATCTCTATGCAGCCAAGAAGGAATTATCTCATTACATTGGGCCTAACGCAGCGCCACCAATTCTGCAACAGCAATCCTATATGCCACAACAACAGGTACAGAACATGTTGCCGTTGATCGGAGTTCCGACTGCTACTCCGGCGACGGAGCAGGGCGGACGAGAACTAGTAATGAGAGAGCACTTGAGATATCAGCAGCAACAGTTCCTTGAGGCTCAGCAACTGGCTGCTGCTCAGCATCAGGCTGAATATGATATGTATCGGAGCTATGAGCAACAGCAGCAATCGCAAATAGAAGGACATCAACAACAGCAGCTGCTACAAGAACAAGAGCTTTTGAGGTTTAACGATGGATTTGACGCATCAGGAGCTTTTGAGCTTTTGAGTTCAGATGAAAAGCATATTGGCCCATCTTGTTGA